In Carassius gibelio isolate Cgi1373 ecotype wild population from Czech Republic chromosome B17, carGib1.2-hapl.c, whole genome shotgun sequence, a single window of DNA contains:
- the lgals3b gene encoding galectin-3b, which translates to MDLSDALDFPQQNNPQAGGPAWAGQPANPTWPGQPANPTWPGQPANPTWPGQPANPTWPAQPNQPGWPGQPYQPTWPGQPGQPTAPGQPTAPGQPTAPGWPGPVPQTGPYGAPGQAPQALTVPFDLPLQNGVFNKMLITINGEVKPNAKHFTIDLNRGNDIAFHLNPRFNEAGRQVIVRNSCIGTQWGKEERELASFPFVQGKPFEMKILCTDTEFKVAVNKLHLLEFKHRLRELNQIRGLRIYNDVTLSSVNVETLQ; encoded by the exons ATGGAT CTTTCAGATGCCCTTGACTTCCCACAGCAAAATAATCCGCAGGCAGGAGGCCCAGCATGGGCCGGCCAACCAGCCAACCCCACCTGGCCCGGTCAGCCTGCTAACCCCACATGGCCCGGTCAGCCTGCTAACCCCACATGGCCTGGTCAGCCTGCTAACCCCACCTGGCCTGCACAGCCAAACCAACCAGGCTGGCCAGGGCAACCATACCAGCCAACATGGCCTGGACAGCCTGGGCAGCCTACAGCTCCTGGGCAGCCTACAGCTCCTGGGCAGCCCACAGCTCCTGGGTGGCCTGGACCTGTACCACAAACCGGCCCTTATGGTGCTCCTGGCCAAGCCCCACAAGCACTA ACCGTGCCATTTGACCTGCCACTACAAAATGGAGTTTTTAACAAGATGCTCATCACCATCAATGGAGAGGTCAAACCTAACGCTAAACA TTTCACCATTGATTTAAACCGAGGCAACGACATTGCGTTTCATCTAAATCCTCGCTTCAATGAAGCCGGAAGGCAAGTGATTGTACGAAACAGCTGTATTGGAACCCAGTGGGGCAAAGAAGAGCGTGAGCTCGCCTCCTTCCCATTTGTCCAGGGAAAGCCTTTTGAG aTGAAGATCTTATGCACTGACACTGAATTCAAAGTGGCTGTGAACAAATTGCACCTTCTTGAATTCAAACACCGGCTCCGTGAGCTCAACCAGATCAGAGGTCTTAGAATCTATAATGATGTTACCCTGAGCTCTGTAAATGTGGAGACACTGCAGTGA